The sequence GATCGCGCTGCGGAGTAATCAACCATCCGTTTCAAGTTACTACGCTCTCGCTCGTTCGCTGTCAAGGTATAGGAGGCAGGGCGGTCTTTCAACATAATTTTACAGTTGGAATGTCGATCGGTTCTTTTTTCTAAATTATCTTTAACATTATTTGTTCTTTCACTTCCGGTGGACAAAATAGATTCTGTCTATCTTTTCAGGATTAAGCTATTAGTAAAGTGAATTCCTAATCTATATACTTATGGTACTTTTTACCACAGATGTCCACAGATAAACACAGATGAACACAGATGTTTTTTGGATTTTTTTCAATTGATGCTGGTTTATTTATCCTTCACACTTCACCATTTATCCTGTTCATCCTCATAATCCATATTATAAATCCCGTTCTATCATTCACACTTCATCCTTCATCCTGTTCATCCTTTAATCCTTAAATCCTGATCCATTCTTAGTTTTTCTCCACCATGCCCTCACCAAGCGAATTTCTTCATAATTAAATTCTTCTTTTAAATGTTCGTAAATTGGTTTAAGTGAAATATCGCTACCAATATATTCCATAGCTTTTAAAATTACTTCTTGGCGTTCTGGCAAAACCAAATTATCTAAATCTCCTAACTTGCCCATTTCGATTAGTTCTGCCAAATGAGCCATAATAGTACTAGTTTTCAAATTACGTTTTTCGGCAATTTCTTCTACAGTTAACCCTTCTTGATATAAATCGAAAGTGATTAACTGGGTGATATTATTTGAGTTGGTTTTGGTAGCTGCTTTCGGAACATAGTTATTCGTTTCTGTTGACAATCCTTGTTCTTGCCGATAAGTTTTAATTTCCCAGATAAATCGTTCCCCATATTGCTCTAATTTGCGACTACCTACTCCAGACAGTTGACCGAATTCCACTAAAGTTTGGGGTTGCACCTGCGCCATCAATTTGAGAGTAGAATCATGAAAAATTACATAAGGGGGAACAGATTGTTCGTCAGCGATTTTCTTGCGGAGTTGGCGCAAGCGATCGTATAACATTTCCATGCCAGCTTTTTTGAGATTTACCGCCTCCTCGATCGCTTTTTTATTAACGGGAACGACAATCTGCACCGAACGCTGACGCCTCATCACTTCCCAACTTAGGGCATTCAATTTGAGAACGGCATAACCATCTGTAGTTTGATCTAATAAGCCTTGATGTAATAGCGATCGCGCTAACATTTTCCATTCATCAGCCGTTTTATCTTTGCCAATTCCATAAGTAGAAAGTTCCTGATGCTTATTTTGTAAAACTTTCTGACTCCGCGAACCTCGTAGCACATCTATAATATAAGTCATCCCAAACCTTTCCTTACATCGCGCCACGCAGGAAAGAAACTTCATCGCTTCAACTGTCCAATCTTCTACAGGTTTAGCCTGACGACAATTATCGCAATTAGCACAATTTCCAGCAAAATATTCGCCAAAATAACTTAACTGAATCGTGCGACGACAATCAGTTCCTTCCGCATAATCAATCACTCGTCTTAACTGTTGACGGGCAATCATTTGTTCTTGCGGATCGGGTTTTTGTTCGATTCCCCATTCAATTTTTTTCACATCGCCATAACTGAAAAAGAAAATACATTCAGCAGGTTCACCATCTCTACCCGCCCGTCCCGCTTCTTGATAATAACCTTCTAAATTACGAGGCAAATCGAAATGAGCTACAAACCGAACATCTGGCTTATTAATTCCCATGCCAAAAGCAATAGTTGCCACGATTACTTGCACGTCATCGCGAATAAATCGAGTTTGATTTTCCGATCGTTCTTCGTCAGTTAAACCCGCATGATATGGTAAAGCTTTTATGCCATCTTTTTGTAATTTAAAAGCCAGTTCATCAACAGCGCGACGACTGAGACAATAGACGATACCAGCACCTTTAGTTTGGCGAACTTTTAATAATAATTCCGTATAGCTACTTTTTTGTTTAGGACGAACTTCGTAATATAAATTTTGGCGATTAAAACTAGCAACGTGGATGCTAGGTTTCTGTAATGCTAACTGTTCGATAATATCTTGACGTACTCGTTCGGTAGCGGTAGCAGTAAGCGCCATTACAGGTATGTTGGCATAACGCTGGCGCAGCATTCGCAATTGACGATATTCTGGACGAAAATCGTGTCCCCATTCGGAAACGCAGTGTGCTTCATCAATCGCAAAACCAGAGATACCGATTTGATGATTTACTAAATCTAAAAATGGCAGAAATCTTTCACTTAATAAACGTTCCGGTGCAACATAAAGTAACTTAACTAGTTTGTTGAGAATAGCTTGTTCTCGGTTTCGCACTTGCCAACTGTTCAGGCTACTATTAAGAAAAGTTGCCCCAATGCCGTTATCTCGCAGCGCATCAACTTGGTCTTGCATTAAGGCAATTAAAGGAGATACTACTACAGTTAAACCTGGTTTAAGTAAGGCTGGCAATTGAAAACAGAGAGATTTTCCACCGCCAGTAGGCATAACGATCAGTAAATCTCGGTTTTGCAGGGCTTCTTGTACTATTTGTCGCTGTCCCGGGCGGAAGCTATCATAGCCAAAATGATGTTTGAGTGCTTTTTCCAAGGTGGGAAATGGAGACATGATCGAAATAATGCACTGATGAAATTATTTTATAACTGCAAATGAACGCAGGTGAGGTTGTTGGCTTTGGTGCGGTTGGATTATCTTCAATAATGGTATTGGAAAGTTGGAAGAAAAATAAACCGATGAAAAAAGCTGTTTGGAATGGGGCTATTTTAGCGGAAAGCGATCGCACTGTGGTTGTAGAAGGCAATCACTACTTCCCGGCTGACTCGATTAAGAAGGAATATTTCCAGGAAAGCAACACCCACACGACTTGTCCTTGGAAAGGTGTAGCGAGTTACTACACCATCGAGGTAGACGGACAAGTAAACAAGGATGCTGCCTGGTACTATCCCCAAACTAAGGATGCGGCGAAGAATATCGAAGGGTATATCGCGTTTTGGCGTGGAGTGAAGGTGGAGTAAACCTCTCCCCTAATCCCCTCTCCTCGCAGGAGAGGGGGGACAAGAACCGTAGCGGGTAGGTTGGGTTGAGGAACGAAACCCAACATTAGCCGTAGGGTGCGTTACGCTTAGGCTAACGCACCTACTCTTTATCAATTTGACTCCTCACCCACTTGCGAAATGTTTTGATTAATTCTAAATAATCCATTTCCCCAACTTGTTCGAGAAATCTAGTGATTTCTAAAAGAGGTAAGTTGGGAAAAATATCACTTTGGGGGGATGAAATATATTCTTGGTTTTGTAGTTGCTTAATTTGGAAGGTGTTACCATCGTAAATCCATACTTCTGCTACGCCTAAATCTTTGTAAACAGCCAAGCGATCGCTAGAACTACTGGTAATATCAATTTCTATAACTAAATCTGGTGCTGGATCTTTTTCTGGATCGAGTCTTTTTTTCGATTTAATTATATTGATGTTGCGGATGTAAAAACATTTATCGGGTTCTGCACCGCTTAATTCCAAACGTTTAAAGGTTGTCGATCCAAATGGTTCGATCGAAATCTCTAATTCTTCAGCTAGAGTTTCCACAAATCGACCCATTACTTCTTTATAACGTTCGTGTTCGGGGGAAGGAACCATAATTTCTAAATTACCTCGATTATAGGTAAGACGCAAACGGCGATCGCGACTTAGTTCGGTTAGCAAAGCTTCGTAGGTTTGCCAACTGATTCCCGAAAGCTGTACTCTTTCTATTGGTTGGGTAAGTGTGGCAGTCATGGCATTTTTTGGAAGTAATAATGGCAATTAATTTAATCGCTTAAGTTGCTAGTTAGATTTTTGAGGCCGATCGTGCTTAGTAGTTGAAGTAAATAATTTTACCCCTAGATCTTCACGCTAGTAACCAGCAATTTGAGTTAATATAATTTTAGACGATTTTGTAGCCATAAATATTATCGAGATATTGTATAAATATTTATATTAGGTAGGAAAATATTGCTATGTCAGTCGAGACAACTATCGAACAAAACCCCCAGATAGCAGAGGATGAGGACTGGTGGGAAGTTAATCAACCTCCTAGTGATTTAATTTTTGATGATGGTGAACCTTTGGAAAGCAACCGCCACCGTATTGCGATGAATACCCTGATCCGATCGTTGCAGCAAGGTTGGGCCGATCGCAACGATTTTTTTGCAGGGGGTAATATGTTTATTTATTACAGCCGGGAACAAGTTCGCAACCGCGATTTTCGTGGCCCAGATTTTTTTGTGGTGCTGAATGTAGATGGTGCTAGAGAACGGCAAGGCTGGGTAGTATGGGATGAGAATGGACGTTACCCGGATGTGATTGTGGAACTGTTATCTGCTAGTACCGCCCAAGCAGATAGGGGAACAAAGAGAGAGATTTACGAAAGAATTTTTAGAACGCCGGATTATTTTATTTTCGATCCTTTCGATCCGAATTCTTTACGAGGTTGGCATTTAGATGCTTCCCAAAGATATCAGGAATTAGCGCCAAACGATCGAGGTTGGGTTTGGTGCGAGAGTTTGGGGTTTTGGTTAGGAAATTGGGAAGGAACTATCGAGAGAGAAACGGCAATTTGGTTGCGATTTTATGATGGTTCTGGGAATCTGGTTTTGTTACCAGAGGAAGCAGAAAGACAAAATGCTCAAGTGGAAAGACAAAGGGCGGAACGACTCGCGGCGAAGTTGCGAGAGTTGGGTGTAGATCCGGATAATTTGTAGTTAGGGAATGCGATCGCACTTTTTGTAGTAAGGACTTGAGTCCTCATTGTATGGGTAAGAGAATTGAGCGTATTGGCGAAGAAAATCATTGGTAGGGACAGGGAAAAAAATAAATTTTGCCTTGTCCCTAAAGTTATACACAAAACAATAAATGTGGTTTGGTTTCATTGCCCAACCAACATTTCGCACTATATTTTTAACGGAAATACCCACATTTTTTGCCAAACTGAATATCGCAATTTAATCTTAGACTACAGAAAGATTCAGGGTGTAATTACTGTTACTAAATGCGCCAGTATTTACAACAGCATAGTAAGTATCTGCACCTAAGCGACGATTGATCGATCCACTACTACCAGAAGAAGCAGCCGTGCCAGTCACATACTCGTTAGAATCGATTTGTCCGTTACGGTTGGTATCCACATAGAGATCCACCTCCACGCGAGCAGTCGTACCGTTTAAAGTCAGCTGGAAGTTGCTAGGAGTCCCCAAAACAAAACGATAAAAGTCTTCACGGTCATTCCTACCCACAAATTCAGTAAAACTGCGAGTACCATTCAACAAACCAGCATCGATCAGACCATCTCGCGTATTATTAGCAGTAAGTCCAAGAGAGTAATTAGTATTACGGCCTTCCGAGTCTGGTTCGAGGCGAACAAAATATGCACCAGGCCCTAGTCTGCGGTCAATTGATCCACTACTACCAGAAGAAGCAGCCGTGCCAGTCACATACTCGTTAGAATCAATTTGTCCATTAAGGTTGGTATCCACATAAAGATCCACCTCCACGCGAGCAGTCGTACTATCTAAAGATAAAATAAAATCGCTCGGAAGCTGCAAATCAAAGCGGTAGTAATCAAAACGGTCATTAAATCCAACAAAATCATTAAAATTAACAGTTGAATTCAATATGCCGACATTAAGAGCAGCCGGAGGAGTGTTACCAGGTTCAGATGGCGGCGGTGGTGGGGGAGTCGAACCACCAGGAACAGCAGGGCGTCCTTCCCGAATGCCAAACCTGACATAATGCTGAAAAGCCTGTGCAAAATTGAAACCTACTGCTCTCAAATCCGGGTTAGCGTCCAGGTAGAAACGGACATTGAAATTTTCTGCTGATATCCTTCCCTCATTAACGCCAGAAGCTCGAAAATGCTCGAATAATTGTTCGTTATTGGTCAACCCCGCTGCTACCAAGTCGGGATTAGCGGCTCTATAAAATGATGGATTAAAACCATAGGAAAACCTCCGCCCCTCAGCGATGCCAGAGCCTTGCAGATGGTAAAAAACTTGTAAGGGCGCTGTTATACCAGCCGCCGCCAAGTCGGGATTGCCAGCTTGATAAAAGTCGAGATTGACAAACGGTGAAAAGGCACGCCCCTCGTTAACTCCAAACCTGACGAAGTGATCTACTAGCTGTGCATCCGTGGTAAGTCCCGCAGATGCTAAGTCTGGGTTAAGGTTCCGATAGTAGTTGACATCAAATACATTAACTGTCATCTGTCATCCACCGTTTTATATAAGTTTTTTTTATATAACAGTTTAGTAAAGCTTATATCAAGAGTAAAAATGCTGAATTCGGTGTCAGCTAAGATTCACAAGCTAACTTTTAGTAAAAGAATTAAATTATCTAGTTATGGCAACAAATCATCTCAGTTCTCGCTTTCCATACTGGTAGTTTAAGCCTTACTTCAGGTAAAAAAAGTTAAGCATTCCCAAGTATTTGCACGCCAATACTAGTAGAAACACGGCTTAAAAACAAAATGACAAAAAATAAATACGTATTAACACTGATATTTCCGAATGCCCCCTTTCCTGGTAAGGAAGAAAGGACATCACAAGGGTTAGGTTCCGCCAACCTCTACCAATTTCAATAGGAGTTTGCTATTATAGAAATTCGAGCGGATGTGGCGGAATTGGCAGACGCGCTAGATTTAGGTTCTAGTACCGCAAGGTGTGAAGGTTCAAGTCCTTTCATCCGCATTTAAATTAAATGCTTTTACACTCAGTAATTTGTAAACTACTAAAAGCGATCGGTTGCTTACTTCTATCAGGTTTCTCTCAAACAAACTATTCTATGGAGGATAGGGAACTCGAATCCCTGGCCTCTGCGGTGCGATCGCAGCGCTCTACCAACTGAGCTAATCCCCCGAATCGATTTTGGATTTTCGATTTTAGATTGACTAAAATCAAACGATCCTAAAAGGTATTTTAGCACTGAAATCAAGCTTTCTAAGAACCTTCCCCCTGTCTTCTCAGCCACTCATCGTTGGCTGGGGTGATTTTTGGGAGAATACTTGCTGCACTCGTTCCACGTCAACATCGGTGAGATAATCAACTGACCAGTTGGCTTGGCGCTGAAGCATATGAAAAGGGTAGCTATTGGCGACGCCAACTACTTGCATACCAGCGCTTTTGGCGGCTTGAATACCAGCTGGTGTATCTTCAATTGCCAGACACTCAGAAGGTTGGAGACTAAGATCGCGAAATTGCTCGTTAAAGCGCTGTACTGCTAACAGATAGCCTTCTGGGTCTGGTTTACTGGCAGTTATATCATCTCCCGTCACGAAGATCGAAAAGTGTTGGCCAAAGTTAACGCGATTTAATACTAGTTCGACTTCCGATCGCAAAGCACCAGTCACCAATCCTATTTTTACTTTGGCGACCCGCAATTTATAAATCAAATCTTCTACGGCTGGAAAAATGGGTAATTTTTCCAAATTTTCCATTTCTTTCTGGTAAGCTTGCGCTTTGCGAGTCATTAGCTGCATTAAGTAGCTTTCTGTCACTACTCGACCCCGACTAGTTAGTAACTCGCTAATGCAGGCGCGATCGCTTCTTCCCAGACAAATTTGCCGAAATTCTCCCGGTTTTGGCCGGAGATTTTCTTCAATCAGAATCTGGTTAATCAGTTTTTCGTGGATTGGCTCATCATTAATAATGACGCCGTTGAAATCGAACAGAACTGCCTTTAGTGTCATGTGCCAAAAGCTGGGGTAGGAAAACCCTGTGAATCATCACCTTCCAAAGTGCGATCGATCGCTACTTGAGGAGGCTTACCTGGGATGGGCTTGATGCCACTCGTCACCTGATTTACCCACCACAGATCGTTAGTTTCCACCGCTTCAAAACCCGCCGCTTCCATCCAGGCATCTAGATTTCCAGCAGCATAAGCTCTGATATACGGTTCCTCAAAAATATCATTCAACCACTCTGTCTGGTGCAAAGTTTTTTGGTTGCCATCCAAAATTAACACTTGTCCGCTGGCTTTGAGGAGTCGGAAGCTTTCTCTGAGAATAGCTTTGGTGACTTCTGGCGGGGTTTCGTGAAATAACAAAGAAGCGGTTACCAAATCGAAGGAACCATCGGAAAATCCCGTTTCTTCCGCATTACCATGTCGCCATTCGATTTCTAGTCCGGTTTGTTGCGCTTTGCGATCGGCCATGAATAACATATAAGGGGACAAGTCCAAACCGATTACTTTCGCTTGGGGAAACGCCTGCTTTAACAGTAGGGTTGTCGAACCAGTTCCGCAACCTAAGTCTAAAATACGTTGCGGTTTTACTTTCACCGCTTCGATTAATCCTTGGCGTATCCAAGTTTCGTTGGGTAGCAATACATATTGAGTAACCGGATCGTAGGAAACAGAAGCGCTGGGATTAAGATACCCGCCTTCGCTACCGTGAAAATTTTGGCTGCTGTAGTAGGAAGGATAAGTTAGATTAGGATTGCGAAAGCGATCGGCCTCTTTTTCCCAATCTACGCTTTCATAAAATTGCTTGAGTCCTTCTCCATCTATAAACAGACCAAAAAATGGCTTTAAAAACTGTTCCCAAATCGTGTCTTGACGAACTGCCATCGAAGTTTACCTCACAAGAAAGTTAATGCAATTTGGGCTGGGACTTTCGATGATTTTGCCCTGCTTTACAAATTTTAATAGTATTTTTGGTTAAAAAGTAATCTACCTCTAGTTTATTGTTAAAATATCAAAATTAACTTTATTTGAGTAGATTATCAGATCTCTGGTCGTTAATATTATAAAATCTAATAGTTGGTGCGAGGTACGCTATATATTTAGCGTTAATTGGCAAAGTTTTCATATTTTTGAGAAAAGTTATTCCAGATTTGCCTTAAAAAAATCCAAATTAACGTCAGAAATGCAATGGCACCAAAAATAAGTTCTGATGAATATAAGCAGCGAGTAAAAGCAGAGTTTAACTCGCGTACTAATTATGACAATGACTTTCGCGATCGCCTTGGTAACCGTTTGGTTGAATTAGCGCAACTAACAACAGGGCAAACTATATTAGATGTGGCAACTGGTACGGGAATAGTTGCGATCGCAGCAGCGCAGATAGTAGGTGATGAAGGTAAAGTAATTGGGGTAGATATTTCTGAGGGAATGCTCGAGCAAGCTCAACAAAAAATCGCTGCCGCCAATCTGAAAAATATTGAACTACAAGAAGTAGATGCCGATTATCTTAATTTTAGCGATGAAAGCTTCGATCGCATTTTATGTTCTTCAGCGTTGGTATATTTAAGCAGTATTCCGGCTGCATTGCGATCGTGGTATCGCTTTCTCAAAAAAGGCGGAGTAGTGGGATTTTCTACTTTTGCAGATGGATCGTTTAATTTAGCGATGTTGTTTACCGAAATTGCACAAAATTATGGTGTTTTCATTCCCGATTTAAAAGCACCACTGAATACTCCAGAAAAATGCCAGAGCATATTAGAAGAGGTGGGTTTTAAAAATACGGAAATAAAAGTTGAGCAATTCGGTTACTATATGAGTGTCAGCGAGGTAGAAAACTTGTGGAATCATCTGGCAAATAACGGTTTGATTAAGCCAATATTAAATATTTCTTCAGCAGAGTTAGCCGAGTTTAAAGCCACATATTTAACAGCAGCTAAAAAATTAGAAACAAAGCAAGGCATTTGGAATGATGTAACGACTTTCTTTGTATTAGCGCAGAAAGTTTGATTACAGAAACCGGGTTTCTAAAGTGCCAGTTTCAAACAAAAAAGTTGGGTTGAGGAACAAAACCCAACCGACAAGGATTAATGGTTTAAATTGTCATCGATAATTCATTGTTAATTAAATCTTCTAAAACTATATTGCTTAACCAATTTTTTACGTGAAGTGTAGCGCGACAATCATCTTCATTGTAACGAAGAGTAAGGTCGAGAAAATTGCGATCGCCTGTTTTCAACCATTGGTCGTACCAGTAGATTGCTTGCGCTCCATTTACTTTTGGGTCGCGCCACTCGAAACCCAACCAACGAGCAATTGTTTTCAAAGCGTAGCTTTCTACCGGTAGCGTTAAACCAGAAGAAATGCTTTCATGTATATCTAAAAAGCGAATGAGAAGCGGTTGCCACAAATGAGTAGGAGTTTTATAAAGCCGAGCTAATCTTTTGACAGTTTGGACTTCGTAATCGCAAAAATGAAAGATGGGTGCTTCTGGATAAGTCCAAACTAATTCTAAAAATTGATGCCAAATAGATGCCTCATTCTCTGGATTTTCAGCTAAGAAATAATGAAAAGTTTCTGTTTTAGCTGTTCGGTCAACTACTAAAACTCCCAATAAATAAGCCAAGTCTAATTCGGGTTCGGCTTCAATATCGAAGTATAATTCCACGGGAGAAGTTGGTAAATTTAAAGATCGAGCAGATACTAAAGACACTCGATTTTGCAAAGTAGATCTGGCTTGGCGTAAAAGTTGTTCTGCTACTTCGCTACCAAAAATCGGCTCTAGTAGACTTAAATTAGCGTTAGCTAGAGATTCTAAAGTTGTTAAATTAAGTTGTTTTAGATAAATGTAGCGACTGGGAGTAACACCTGGTAATAATGAGAGGTGTTGCTCGGATTTGGCGATTTGATAACAGTAGCTATGCCATCGGCAAATATTACATTTTTGACGAGAAATAAAAACTTCTGGTGGCTGCTGGGATAAAAGCACTTGACAACATTCTTCCAAAATCAAGTGCATTTGGGGTAAGCGGATGTCTAGCTTAATCGGATAACGGCCTTTTTCTCGTAAAATCAACCAAGCAGTGTCAGGCATTGCTTCTTGCACTCGTGCTAGTACGTGAGCGTGAAATGCCGCCACAATCTGATAATCTAGTTTAGCTCGCTTACCCAACTCTATATCGATCGGAACGTAAAGCCAATCACCAAAGCGAGATTTTCCAGGCTTTTTCACCAATAAATCGGGACTGCTGAGTAAAGCGAAGGGCGATCGGGAATTATTCCCATTTTCCATATTTGTCAGCAGTACGCCTTTGTGAATTCGCTCGACGCCTTGCTCCATCAATGCTAAAGTAGCTTGGGCAGCAGCTTGCCAATCTCCTTGCGGGTAGTCCGGTTGGTGATAAAACTCTTCGGAAAGAACAGCTTGTTCGTGAACGAAACGGTCGTGTAGCAGTTTCAGATGAAAGTCACTGGGAGGTTCCAGGTAGTTTCTGTCTCCGTGGACATCTAGAAACGCTCGTCGATTACATCGTTGGTAGTGTAGCAGCAGTTGAGCAGTTAGCAACATCTTTTTAAGCTAGCAATAAATCTGCTGCAACAATAGCGGTATCCTGATTTAGGCCAGCAGTTGACGATGACGATAATGTATTTGTCAGACTTAACAGAAATGAGTAGCGTATCCTTAGAAAAATTTATCCTAGCATATAATTCGGAAAGTAGGAATCCCCTGGTCAAGGCTTTCATCGCAGACCAAGTAAAGAATCCAGAAACTTTTAATGTAGAAATCTATGCTAATGATGATGGCATTAATCACATTTTAAATGCTTATCATTGTGATGTTAATCGTTCTTTATTAGAATATTTGCAATCAGGTAAAGATATCGTCGATCGGCTTAGAGAAGTGGTTAATTGGAAGTTTAATGGTTTTGAAAATGTAATATCTTTTCTCGATTTTGCGTGCGGTAGCGGACGGTTAACTCGCTTTCTATTGCAAGAGTTACCAGTCGCTCGCATTACTGTTTCCGATATTAAGGATGATGCGGTTGCTTTCCAGGAAAAAACTTTTGGCGTGCGGGGAATTCTTTCCGTGAGCATACCGGAAGATTATCCAGAGGAAAACCAGTATGATTGCATACTTATCTCTTCTTTGTTTAGCCATTTACCAGAAAAAACTTTCAGTCGGTGGCTAAAAAAATTATATAATTTATTACTTCCTAACGGGGTATTAATATTTACCGTTAATGATGTATCTACAATGCCTCTAGGAATGCAAATGATTGACTCTGGTATTGTCTTTGCAGAAGTTAGCGAAATAAAATCTTTAAGCTTGCAAGATTACGGAACAACTTGGGTTACCGAGTCATTCGTTCGACAATTAATTGATGACATTTCTGGAGGAAAAGCTAGTTATTATCGCATGAGTAGAGGGCTTTGGAATCAAGATTTATACGTGCTGGCGAACACCCCTAACGAAGATTTTTCTGGATTAAGAGTGGGTCCGATTAAAGGTTGTTTGGATACTTGTTTTTTCCAAACACCGGATCGGTTAATTTTGAGTGGTTGGGCTGTCGATACGAAGCCTGAAGGGGAAATTGAATCGATCTTAGTTTCAATTAACGGGCAAGTTATGGAAAGCTGTATTCTTCAATACGAAAGACCGGATGTAGCTAGTTTTCTTCAAGATGAAAAATTTTTAATTTCTGGTTGGAGTTGCAGTTTTTCTTTACCGGAATCAACAGTTTTATGCGATGACATTATGATGGTAAAAGCCATCAATAAGCAGAAAATAGAACACTTAATTTATCTGGGGTTGATTGGCAGTACTTTAACTTACGCGGAAGCCGAGCAGATAGAATTAATAGAGTCTCCTGGTTCCATAGAAAAGTTATCTGAAACAGAGATCGAACAATCAGAAATTTCTTTGTTTGAGAAGCTAGTATATCCGGCAAGGCGCGTTTTACATATTTACCGACAATGGCGTGCTAGAAGAAATGGAAGTTAGAAGATCGGGAAAAACCAGATAAACTTAATATTTCATCTATCATTTTTATTACTGCTTTATTAAGTTATGAAGAATATTTTTTCAGGAAACAACCTACTCGAAGACCATCGCCAAAAATTTCCCGGCTTAGTGAATAAAGCTTATTTTAATTTTGGCGGTCAAGGGCCAATGCCACAAGGGGCGTTGGATGCGATTTACCGATCTTATCAATTTATTCAGAGCAGAGGGCCATTTTCGGAAGCGGTATATGCTTGGGAAGTGGAGGAAGCTAATCAAACTAGAGAGGCGATCGCATCCGAGTTAGGGGTGAAAGCGCAAACGATCGCGCTAACGGAAGACGTGACTGTCGGGTGCAATATTGCTTTGTGGGGAATCGATTGGCAAGCTGGCGATCGCATATTAATATCTGATTGCGAACATCCCGGTATTGTGGCAACTATTGGGGAAATTCAACGACGTTTTGGCGTTGAAGTTGATATCTGTAATTTGATGCCTACTTTAAATGAAGGCGATCCGATCGATGCGATCGCGCGAAGTTTGCGATCGAATACCAAATTAGTAGTATTAAGTCACATCCTGTGGAACACCGGTCAAGTGTTACCATTAGCCGAAATTACTAAAGTTTGCCAGCAAAATTCATCTTCTACCAAAATATTGGTTGATGCTGCTCAATCTGTGGGGATGATGCCTTTAAATTTGGCAGAATTGGGGGTTGACTTTTATGCTTTTACTGGTCATAAGTGGTGGTGTGGCCCGGAAGGTTTGGGCGGTTTATACGTGCGATCGGAAGCTTTAGAAAGTTTGCATCCCACA comes from Leptolyngbyaceae cyanobacterium and encodes:
- a CDS encoding Uma2 family endonuclease, whose translation is MTATLTQPIERVQLSGISWQTYEALLTELSRDRRLRLTYNRGNLEIMVPSPEHERYKEVMGRFVETLAEELEISIEPFGSTTFKRLELSGAEPDKCFYIRNINIIKSKKRLDPEKDPAPDLVIEIDITSSSSDRLAVYKDLGVAEVWIYDGNTFQIKQLQNQEYISSPQSDIFPNLPLLEITRFLEQVGEMDYLELIKTFRKWVRSQIDKE
- a CDS encoding class I SAM-dependent methyltransferase, translated to MAVRQDTIWEQFLKPFFGLFIDGEGLKQFYESVDWEKEADRFRNPNLTYPSYYSSQNFHGSEGGYLNPSASVSYDPVTQYVLLPNETWIRQGLIEAVKVKPQRILDLGCGTGSTTLLLKQAFPQAKVIGLDLSPYMLFMADRKAQQTGLEIEWRHGNAEETGFSDGSFDLVTASLLFHETPPEVTKAILRESFRLLKASGQVLILDGNQKTLHQTEWLNDIFEEPYIRAYAAGNLDAWMEAAGFEAVETNDLWWVNQVTSGIKPIPGKPPQVAIDRTLEGDDSQGFPTPAFGT
- a CDS encoding DUF427 domain-containing protein → MNAGEVVGFGAVGLSSIMVLESWKKNKPMKKAVWNGAILAESDRTVVVEGNHYFPADSIKKEYFQESNTHTTCPWKGVASYYTIEVDGQVNKDAAWYYPQTKDAAKNIEGYIAFWRGVKVE
- a CDS encoding HAD family phosphatase; translated protein: MTLKAVLFDFNGVIINDEPIHEKLINQILIEENLRPKPGEFRQICLGRSDRACISELLTSRGRVVTESYLMQLMTRKAQAYQKEMENLEKLPIFPAVEDLIYKLRVAKVKIGLVTGALRSEVELVLNRVNFGQHFSIFVTGDDITASKPDPEGYLLAVQRFNEQFRDLSLQPSECLAIEDTPAGIQAAKSAGMQVVGVANSYPFHMLQRQANWSVDYLTDVDVERVQQVFSQKSPQPTMSG
- the recQ gene encoding DNA helicase RecQ, which gives rise to MSPFPTLEKALKHHFGYDSFRPGQRQIVQEALQNRDLLIVMPTGGGKSLCFQLPALLKPGLTVVVSPLIALMQDQVDALRDNGIGATFLNSSLNSWQVRNREQAILNKLVKLLYVAPERLLSERFLPFLDLVNHQIGISGFAIDEAHCVSEWGHDFRPEYRQLRMLRQRYANIPVMALTATATERVRQDIIEQLALQKPSIHVASFNRQNLYYEVRPKQKSSYTELLLKVRQTKGAGIVYCLSRRAVDELAFKLQKDGIKALPYHAGLTDEERSENQTRFIRDDVQVIVATIAFGMGINKPDVRFVAHFDLPRNLEGYYQEAGRAGRDGEPAECIFFFSYGDVKKIEWGIEQKPDPQEQMIARQQLRRVIDYAEGTDCRRTIQLSYFGEYFAGNCANCDNCRQAKPVEDWTVEAMKFLSCVARCKERFGMTYIIDVLRGSRSQKVLQNKHQELSTYGIGKDKTADEWKMLARSLLHQGLLDQTTDGYAVLKLNALSWEVMRRQRSVQIVVPVNKKAIEEAVNLKKAGMEMLYDRLRQLRKKIADEQSVPPYVIFHDSTLKLMAQVQPQTLVEFGQLSGVGSRKLEQYGERFIWEIKTYRQEQGLSTETNNYVPKAATKTNSNNITQLITFDLYQEGLTVEEIAEKRNLKTSTIMAHLAELIEMGKLGDLDNLVLPERQEVILKAMEYIGSDISLKPIYEHLKEEFNYEEIRLVRAWWRKTKNGSGFKD
- a CDS encoding methyltransferase domain-containing protein: MAPKISSDEYKQRVKAEFNSRTNYDNDFRDRLGNRLVELAQLTTGQTILDVATGTGIVAIAAAQIVGDEGKVIGVDISEGMLEQAQQKIAAANLKNIELQEVDADYLNFSDESFDRILCSSALVYLSSIPAALRSWYRFLKKGGVVGFSTFADGSFNLAMLFTEIAQNYGVFIPDLKAPLNTPEKCQSILEEVGFKNTEIKVEQFGYYMSVSEVENLWNHLANNGLIKPILNISSAELAEFKATYLTAAKKLETKQGIWNDVTTFFVLAQKV
- a CDS encoding Uma2 family endonuclease, translated to MSVETTIEQNPQIAEDEDWWEVNQPPSDLIFDDGEPLESNRHRIAMNTLIRSLQQGWADRNDFFAGGNMFIYYSREQVRNRDFRGPDFFVVLNVDGARERQGWVVWDENGRYPDVIVELLSASTAQADRGTKREIYERIFRTPDYFIFDPFDPNSLRGWHLDASQRYQELAPNDRGWVWCESLGFWLGNWEGTIERETAIWLRFYDGSGNLVLLPEEAERQNAQVERQRAERLAAKLRELGVDPDNL